GAGAAACTTCCAGGTATAAGGAAAAGTAACCAGTGCGAACAGGCCAATCTCTTTCAGACCCACGCCTTCTGAGCGTAAATAGGCAGGCAACATCTGAAAGAGTACGTATAAAGGCATACCGGATGCAAAACCGGTAAAGATACAGATCAGCGTCCGGCGGTTAAGGACCGCATCCCACCAGTTGTCTGTTGCAGGCTGGCTATTCTCCACTGCGTCTGTTTCTGATGTAGCCACCCGAGATGCTCCCAAAACAATTTATTCGTACAAAAAAATCAGGTTGCAGAAATACTGCAACCTGACTGACTGGGATATGAACCCCGGGATTAATCGCGGAAATTATTAAACTGCAACGGCAGTTCTAAATCGGCTTCGCGCAGAAAAGATATAACGGTTTGCAGATCATCACGCTTCTTACCGGTTACCCTTACCTGCTCGCCCTGTACCTGAGTCTGTACTTTGAGCTTGGCATCTTTAATCTGCTTGATGATCTTTTTGCACATTGGCTGATCCAGCCCCTGCTTCAAAATCACCTGCTGGCGGGCTTTCATGTTTGTTACTTCAACGTCTTTTTCTTCCAGACTTTTAACGTCGATACCGCGCTTAACCAGCTTGTCACGCAGAATCTGAGCCATTTGCTGCAGCTGGAAATCCACATCAGCATGCATGGTGATCATCTCATCAGCCAGCTCAAACTTCGCATTAATACCTTTAAAATCAAACCGGGTGGTTACTTCACGGTTAGCCTGATCAACCGCGTTATTTACTTCGTGCATATCCAGTTCAGAAACAATATCAAATGATGGCATAGGGGTTTTCTCCTCTGTTACCGGGACAACACACGGCAACCTGTAAACACATGTCAGATCAGGGACAGGCCCCGAGTGATTTATTTGCGCTTATCATACCGTTATGATGCGCAGGACTACAGTACATTCAACAGGATTACTTATGCAGTGGCATATCCTCGGAGCCGGAGCAATCGGCCTGCTCTGGGCGGCAAAATTTCAGCGGACAGGGTTTAATACAACTCTGCTGTTACGTAACCCCGCTAAACTGGCTACATACAGGGGGACTTTCACAATTGTGGAAAGTTCGATTCAGGAAAGCCCGACTCAAAAAGCCCAGCAAAGTAGTCAGATCGCCGTACCTGCCCAAGCGCTTGATGCTCCTGACTGTGGATTAATCCACAACCTGCTCATTACCACTAAAAGCTATGATTCGCTTAGCGCTTTTAACAGCATCAGACACCGGCTCGCCGACAATGCCCGGATTCTGTTGTTACATAACGGCATGGGGCCTCAGCAAGCTATTGCTGAGCAAAACCCGCAGCTACAGGTATGGGCAGGCAGCACGACTGACGGCGCTTATCTGAACAGTGCTTTTGAACTGATCCGTGCTGGCCATGGCCATACACGGATTGGCAGACTGAACGATCCACAGGATCAGTCACTCAGTAACCAGCTAATCAGCTGCGAACAGGCACTAAGCCACAGCCCTGATATCCATGCGACTTTATGGCAGAAACTGGCCATAAACTGTGCAATTAATCCCCTGACTGCTATTTACCAGTGTCGCAACGGCGAACTCTCCAGCCATGCAGAGTACCGCGCGCATATGCAGATTATCTGCCACGAAGTAGAACAGGTTGCCAGCCACTTACAAACTCCTTTGTTTGATCAGCCACTGATCGACCAGGCATGCTTAGTCGCTGAACAAACTGCCAACAACTATTCATCCATGTATCAGGATGTTATTCACCAGCGCCGCAGCGAAATTGAGACCATTACCGGCTACCTCTGCCAGCAGGCAGCTAAACACAAGATTCCTGTCCCGGAAAACCAGCGTCTTTACGAACAGATTATCCGGCTACAGGCGTAATTCCAGCGCTGCTATGACCCCGGTCATCCCTGTCAGGAGATAACCGGCATATA
The DNA window shown above is from Aliamphritea ceti and carries:
- a CDS encoding YajQ family cyclic di-GMP-binding protein — translated: MPSFDIVSELDMHEVNNAVDQANREVTTRFDFKGINAKFELADEMITMHADVDFQLQQMAQILRDKLVKRGIDVKSLEEKDVEVTNMKARQQVILKQGLDQPMCKKIIKQIKDAKLKVQTQVQGEQVRVTGKKRDDLQTVISFLREADLELPLQFNNFRD
- a CDS encoding 2-dehydropantoate 2-reductase, with product MQWHILGAGAIGLLWAAKFQRTGFNTTLLLRNPAKLATYRGTFTIVESSIQESPTQKAQQSSQIAVPAQALDAPDCGLIHNLLITTKSYDSLSAFNSIRHRLADNARILLLHNGMGPQQAIAEQNPQLQVWAGSTTDGAYLNSAFELIRAGHGHTRIGRLNDPQDQSLSNQLISCEQALSHSPDIHATLWQKLAINCAINPLTAIYQCRNGELSSHAEYRAHMQIICHEVEQVASHLQTPLFDQPLIDQACLVAEQTANNYSSMYQDVIHQRRSEIETITGYLCQQAAKHKIPVPENQRLYEQIIRLQA